A stretch of Camelina sativa cultivar DH55 chromosome 18, Cs, whole genome shotgun sequence DNA encodes these proteins:
- the LOC104761705 gene encoding probable ADP,ATP carrier protein At5g56450 isoform X1 — protein MRISREAEDPSRNRRNQPPLSLPQTLKHFQKDLLAGAVMGGVVHTIVAPIERAKLLLQTQESNIAIVGDAGKRRFKGMFDFIFRTVREEGVLSLWRGNGSSVLRYYPSVALNFSLKDLYRSILRNSSSQENHIFSGALANFMAGSAAGCTALIVVYPLDIAHTRLAADIGKPEARQFRGIHHFLSTIHKKDGVRGIYRGLPASLHGVIIHRGLYFGGFDTVKEIFSEDTKPELALWKRWGLAQAVTTSAGLASYPLDTVRRRIMMQSGMEHPMYRNTLDCWKKIYRSEGLASFYRGALSNMFRSTGSAAILVFYDEVKKFLNWGGI, from the exons ATGCGCATTTCAAGAGAAGCCGAGGATCCATCAAGAAATCGAAGGAATCAACCACCATTATCGCTTCCTCAAACTCTCAAACATTTCCAAAAAGATTTGCTTGCTGGTGCTGTAATGGGAGGCGTTGTTCACACGATCGTGGCTCCAATCGAAAGAGCGAAGCTTTTGTTACAAACACAAGAGAGCAACATCGCAATCGTTGGAGACGCAGGGAAGAGAAGGTTCAAAGGAATGTTCGATTTTATCTTCCGTACGGTCAGAGAAGAAGGTGTTTTATCTTTGTGGAGAGGCAATGGTAGCAGTGTGCTTCGTTATTACCCTTCAGTTGCTCTCAATTTCTCTCTAAAGGATCTATATAGAAGCATTCTTAGAAACAGTAGCTCTCAAGAGAATCATATCTTCTCTGGTGCATTAGCTAATTTCATGGCTGGTTCTGCAGCTGGTTGTACTGCTTTGATTGTTGTTTACCCTCTTGATATCGCACACACTCGTTTAGCTGCTGACATTGGGAAGCCTGAAGCTCGTCAGTTCAGAGGAATCCATCATTTCTTGTCGACGATTCACAAGAAAGATGGGGTTAGAGGAATCTATAGAGGCTTACCTGCGTCTCTTCACGGTGTGATTATTCACCGTGGCTTATACTTTGGAGGGTTTGATACGGTTAAGGAGATTTTCTCAGAGGATACAAAACCAGAGTTGGCATTGTGGAAGAGATGGGGTTTGGCTCAAGCTGTGACTACATCTGCTGGATTGGCTTCTTACCCGTTGGATACAGTTCGTAGAAGGATAATGATGCAATCCGGGATGGAGCATCCGATGTACCGTAACACATTGGATTGTTGGAAGAAGATATATAGGAGTGAGGGGTTGGCTTCTTTTTACCGTGGAGCACTCTCTAATATGTTTAGAAGCACAGGTTCGGCTGCTAT CTTGGTTTTTTATGATGAAGTGAAGAAGTTCTTGAATTGGGGAGGGATCTAA
- the LOC104761705 gene encoding probable ADP,ATP carrier protein At5g56450 isoform X2 has translation MRISREAEDPSRNRRNQPPLSLPQTLKHFQKDLLAGAVMGGVVHTIVAPIERAKLLLQTQESNIAIVGDAGKRRFKGMFDFIFRTVREEGVLSLWRGNGSSVLRYYPSVALNFSLKDLYRSILRNSSSQENHIFSGALANFMAGSAAGCTALIVVYPLDIAHTRLAADIGKPEARQFRGIHHFLSTIHKKDGVRGIYRGLPASLHGVIIHRGLYFGGFDTVKEIFSEDTKPELALWKRWGLAQAVTTSAGLASYPLDTVRRRIMMQSGMEHPMYRNTLDCWKKIYRSEGLASFYRGALSNMFRSTGSAAILVFYDEVKKFLNWGGI, from the exons ATGCGCATTTCAAGAGAAGCCGAGGATCCATCAAGAAATCGAAGGAATCAACCACCATTATCGCTTCCTCAAACTCTCAAACATTTCCAAAAAGATTTGCTTGCTG GTGCTGTAATGGGAGGCGTTGTTCACACGATCGTGGCTCCAATCGAAAGAGCGAAGCTTTTGTTACAAACACAAGAGAGCAACATCGCAATCGTTGGAGACGCAGGGAAGAGAAGGTTCAAAGGAATGTTCGATTTTATCTTCCGTACGGTCAGAGAAGAAGGTGTTTTATCTTTGTGGAGAGGCAATGGTAGCAGTGTGCTTCGTTATTACCCTTCAGTTGCTCTCAATTTCTCTCTAAAGGATCTATATAGAAGCATTCTTAGAAACAGTAGCTCTCAAGAGAATCATATCTTCTCTGGTGCATTAGCTAATTTCATGGCTGGTTCTGCAGCTGGTTGTACTGCTTTGATTGTTGTTTACCCTCTTGATATCGCACACACTCGTTTAGCTGCTGACATTGGGAAGCCTGAAGCTCGTCAGTTCAGAGGAATCCATCATTTCTTGTCGACGATTCACAAGAAAGATGGGGTTAGAGGAATCTATAGAGGCTTACCTGCGTCTCTTCACGGTGTGATTATTCACCGTGGCTTATACTTTGGAGGGTTTGATACGGTTAAGGAGATTTTCTCAGAGGATACAAAACCAGAGTTGGCATTGTGGAAGAGATGGGGTTTGGCTCAAGCTGTGACTACATCTGCTGGATTGGCTTCTTACCCGTTGGATACAGTTCGTAGAAGGATAATGATGCAATCCGGGATGGAGCATCCGATGTACCGTAACACATTGGATTGTTGGAAGAAGATATATAGGAGTGAGGGGTTGGCTTCTTTTTACCGTGGAGCACTCTCTAATATGTTTAGAAGCACAGGTTCGGCTGCTATCTTGGTTTTTTATGATGAAGTGAAGAAGTTCTTGAATTGGGGAGGGATCTAA
- the LOC104761704 gene encoding probable ADP,ATP carrier protein At5g56450, translating into MRISREAEDPSRNRRNQPPLSLPQTLKHFQKDLLAGAVMGGVVHTIVAPIERAKLLLQTQESNIAIVGDAGKRRFKGMFDFIFRTVREEGVLSLWRGNGSSVLRYYPSVALNFSLKDLYRSILRNSSSQENHIFSGALANFMAGSAAGCTALIVVYPLDIAHTRLAADIGKPEARQFRGIHHFLSTIHKKDGVRGIYRGLPASLHGVIIHRGLYFGGFDTVKEIFSEDTKPELALWKRWGLAQAVTTSAGLASYPLDTVRRRIMMQSGMEHPMYRNTLDCWKKIYRSEGLASFYRGALSNMFRSTGSAAILVFYDEVKKFLNWGGI; encoded by the coding sequence ATGCGCATTTCAAGAGAAGCCGAGGATCCATCAAGAAATCGAAGGAATCAACCACCATTATCGCTTCCTCAAACTCTCAAACATTTCCAAAAAGATTTGCTTGCTGGTGCTGTAATGGGAGGCGTTGTTCACACGATCGTGGCTCCAATCGAAAGAGCGAAGCTTTTGTTACAAACACAAGAGAGCAACATCGCAATCGTTGGAGACGCAGGGAAGAGAAGGTTCAAAGGAATGTTCGATTTTATCTTCCGTACGGTCAGAGAAGAAGGTGTTTTATCTTTGTGGAGAGGCAATGGTAGCAGTGTGCTTCGTTATTACCCTTCAGTTGCTCTCAATTTCTCTCTAAAGGATCTATATAGAAGCATTCTTAGAAACAGTAGCTCTCAAGAGAATCATATCTTCTCTGGTGCATTAGCTAATTTCATGGCTGGTTCTGCAGCTGGTTGTACTGCTTTGATTGTTGTTTACCCTCTTGATATCGCACACACTCGTTTAGCTGCTGACATTGGGAAGCCTGAAGCTCGTCAGTTCAGAGGAATCCATCATTTCTTGTCGACGATTCACAAGAAAGATGGGGTTAGAGGAATCTATAGAGGCTTACCTGCGTCTCTTCACGGTGTGATTATTCACCGTGGCTTATACTTTGGAGGGTTTGATACGGTTAAGGAGATTTTCTCAGAGGATACAAAACCAGAGTTGGCATTGTGGAAGAGATGGGGTTTGGCTCAAGCTGTGACTACATCTGCTGGATTGGCTTCTTACCCGTTGGATACAGTTCGTAGAAGGATAATGATGCAATCCGGGATGGAGCATCCGATGTACCGTAACACATTGGATTGTTGGAAGAAGATATATAGGAGTGAGGGGTTGGCTTCTTTTTACCGTGGAGCACTCTCTAATATGTTTAGAAGCACAGGTTCGGCTGCTATCTTGGTTTTTTATGATGAAGTGAAGAAGTTCTTGAATTGGGGAGGGATCTAA
- the LOC104763515 gene encoding putative FBD-associated F-box protein At3g50710, whose amino-acid sequence MDIISTLSDDLLLKICSLLPTKDVFATTVLSKRWKFLWEMIHKLDFDDNFERCINEDSVNGIPSSYERFLQFVDRVMVLHKAPVIDTLKFKVGPWCNSEDMAHWMRIGIVRRVRQLELEISHSVDYYEYHESIVLPRSLYVYAKLEVLKLTNTILLDVITKDVRLPSLKSLHLLCVKYKTYACHCRLLSGCPVLEELVMDKSENSSLSCVCVQVPSLERLSILDTSDDDCDSKLVIDAPYLKYLNIVHICIW is encoded by the coding sequence ATGGACATCATCAGTACGCTATCGGATGATTTGCTCTTGAAGATTTGTTCACTACTTCCTACCAAAGATGTATTCGCCACCACGGTTTTGTCAAAACGATGGAAGTTTCTTTGGGAGATGATTCATAAACTTGATTTTGATGACAATTTCGAGCGTTGCATCAATGAGGATTCTGTTAATGGCATCCCTTCCAGTTACGAAAGATTTCTTCAGTTTGTTGATAGGGTTATGGTGTTGCATAAGGCTCCTGTTATAGATACTTTGAAGTTCAAAGTTGGTCCCTGGTGCAACTCTGAAGATATGGCACATTGGATGAGAATTGGAATAGTTCGCCGTGTGCGTCAACTTGAACTTGAAATTTCTCATTCTGTTGATTATTACGAGTATCATGAATCGATCGTACTGCCGAGGAGTCTCTATGTGTATGCGAAGCTCGAGGTCTTGAAACTCACTAATACCATTCTTTTGGATGTTATCACTAAAGATGTTCGTCTTCCGTCTCTGAAATCGTTACACCTTCTTTGTGTAAAGTACAAAACCTATGCATGTCACTGTAGGCTTTTGTCAGGTTGTCCTGTGCTAGAAGAGTTGGTTATGGATAAAAGTGAAAACAGCTCTCTGTCATGTGTCTGTGTTCAAGTTCCTTCCTTGGAGAGATTATCTATCCTCGATACGTCGGATGACGATTGTGATTCAAAACTTGTGATAGATGCTCCATATTTGAAGTACTTGAACATTGTACATATATGTATCTGGTAA
- the LOC104763516 gene encoding putative FBD-associated F-box protein At3g50710 — MRSLTSVKRLSLCLYGSMLQHRIDFCQLVHLELCGGGPKWWNLLNWMLKSSPKLQVLKLNKCKERWFCSIEPNIEDRWVQPSSVPECLLFHLNTFVWKYYNGREEEKKLMTYILRNARCLKTATFSALEFESKEKATRKLKELVSLPRASSSCKLILV; from the exons ATGAGATCTCTCACATCAGTCAAGCGCCTCTCTTTATGTTTATACGGGTCAATG CTTCAGCATCGTATTGACTTTTGTCAGCTTGTTCACCTAGAGCTATGTGGAGGTGGCCCAAAATGGTGGAATTTACTTAATTGGATGCTCAAAAGTTCTCCTAAATTACAAGTTCTCAAGCTCAACAAG tGTAAGGAACGCTGGTTTTGTTCCATAGAGCCTAATATTGAAGATCGTTGGGTACAACCGAGTTCTGTTCCTGAATGCTTGTTGTTCCATCTCAACACTTTCGTGTGGAAGTACTACAatggaagagaggaagagaagaaactgatGACGTACATCCTTAGGAACGCAAGGTGTTTGAAGACTGCGACTTTCTCTGCTTTGGAATTTGAATCGAAGGAAAAGGCAACTAGGAAACTCAAAGAGTTGGTTTCTCTTCCTAGAGCTTCAAGTTCATGTAAActtattttggtttga
- the LOC109130571 gene encoding putative FBD-associated F-box protein At3g50710 — protein sequence MDRISNLSDDLLLKILSELPTKDVVATMLLSKRWKLLWTMVTKLDFDDSVKEYIGKNAVPYRKFQEYIDRFLVSHKSPVLETSKFNLGCCLPNTDDMSTWIRFAIARRVRKLEVNRCLEVRFMSIIVPMCLYTFEKLVALKLCGSILLFVDQKDQVCLSSLKSLHLLRVQHVYKTYLDRLLAGCPVLEELVLDIRKLHPVPSLHVIMPTLQRLSILKKHHEQDSVEYTNVLNRKIVINVPSLKYLNYEDTYDYGHSCSSENMT from the coding sequence ATGGATAGGATTAGTAATTTGTCGGATGATTTGCTCTTGAAGATTTTGTCAGAACTTCCTACCAAAGATGTAGTCGCAACGATGCTTTTGTCGAAGCGTTGGAAGCTTCTTTGGACGATGGTTACAAAGCTTGATTTTGATGATAGTGTAAAGGAATACATCGGCAAGAATGCTGTTCCTTACAGGAAATTTCAAGAATATATTGACAGGTTTTTGGTATCGCATAAGTCTCCGGTTCTTGAAACTTCGAAGTTCAACCTTGGATGTTGCTTGCCCAACACTGATGACATGTCAACATGGATTAGATTTGCAATTGCTCGCCGTGTGCGCAAACTTGAAGTTAACCGGTGTCTTGAAGTCCGTTTCATGTCAATCATAGTGCCAATGTGTTTGTATACATTCGAAAAGCTTGTGGCTTTGAAACTTTGTGGATCGatacttttgtttgttgatcAGAAGGATCAGGTTTGTCTTTCGTCTCTGAAATCATTACATCTCTTGAGGGTGCAGCACGTATACAAAACTTATCTTGACAGGCTTTTAGCGGGTTGTCCCGTTCTTGAAGAGTTGGTTCTTGACATACGTAAACTCCACCCTGTACCATCTTTACATGTCATTATGCCTACCTTACAAAGATTATCTATCCTGAAAAAGCATCACGAACAAGACTCTGTTGAGTACACAAACGTTTTAAACAGAAAAATTGTGATTAATGTTCCGTCTTTGAAGTACTTGAACTATGAAGATACATATGACTATGGTCATTCGTGTTCGAGTGAGAATATGACTTAG